The following nucleotide sequence is from Cygnus atratus isolate AKBS03 ecotype Queensland, Australia chromosome 15, CAtr_DNAZoo_HiC_assembly, whole genome shotgun sequence.
GCTTCCGCTCAGCAGATGGGCGAAGTTCAGGCCCACCTTCCTTGTGCGCTTGCCACAGCTTTCTCTCCAGAAGGCACTAACatccttccccctctctctccagGCAGCCTCTATTTCGTTATGCGGGCCTACGAGTCGCAGAAGGTAGACGAGCTCTCTCTCAACAGCGGGGTGGTCGTGGAGGTGGTCAGGAAGTCCGACAACTGGCTGGTGGCTGATCCGGTAAGGAGGCCTCTCTGTGGCTCTCGTTTAGCGCTCCCAAGGCAGCCAGgtgcctgctgcaggtgctTCTCGCCTGGTAACTCTCCCCTGGCAGTGTGTGAGGAGCCCTCGCTGAGATAACCACCCCGTGGCCCTTCCTTACACCCTGCATGTGGCACTGCCGAGTCCTCCCCTGCTTCCACCCCACgcgctgcccctgcccttgGTCCAAGCTGGGAGAAGAGCCCCTCAGCTCAGTGCTTCTTTCCCCACTTTCCCCTCAGATACAACGGGCGGACCGGCTACATGCCCTCCATGTGCCTCCAGCCCTACAAGAAccctcaccacaggctgcagaccATCATGAACTGCGGCCTCAACATCTCCACGCCCAACCTCTGCTcctccccgccggccccccagccccagggcaagGCGAGGGGAGGCAGCATGGTGCAGGACCATGCTTCCCAGGACCGGAGCGATGAGGACAGTGAGCTCTTTGAGAAGCAGATCGAGATCCACGCCGGACCTGGAGTCGGACAGCTCCTCGCTCAGCTCGGGCAGCGGGCTGAGCTGGAAGCCCGACTTGTCACGGTCTCTGCCCGAGGTGGAGCAGGCCAGGAGCCCCCGCCTGGGGGAACACCTCGGCCACGCACAGCAGCAAATCTCCACACCTCACCCACAAGGACAGGAACGATTCTGGCTTTGTAGGAGCCATCTGCCGCCGATCTCAGTTGCTCCCTCGCTGACTCAGACACAGCTGCTGGCACCCCCAAGGTGCCCGTGCGCCCCTCGGCCC
It contains:
- the NOXO1 gene encoding LOW QUALITY PROTEIN: NADPH oxidase organizer 1 (The sequence of the model RefSeq protein was modified relative to this genomic sequence to represent the inferred CDS: deleted 1 base in 1 codon), producing MNKFLERLKLLETYSQELLKTDAKISQSEDLIQFFRAQTQDLDPCFPEDSVVIMPSEIGGEKKKQVQQQLSITHPQASQSYRCIETFETKDTKNQAFKVAQKEIVEVLLKDMTGWWLVENADKQLAWFPASYLEEIDIHEDIQDALSSNEEGNLYFVMRAYESQKVDELSLNSGVVVEVVRKSDNGWWLIRYNGRTGYMPSMCLQPYKNPHHRLQTIMNCGLNISTPNLCSSPPAPQPQGKARGGSMVQDHASQDRSDEDSELFEKQIEIHAGPGVGQLLAQLGQRAELEARLVTVSARGGAGQEPPPGGTPRPRTAANLHTSPTRTGTILAL